A section of the Alkalihalobacillus sp. LMS39 genome encodes:
- the ltrA gene encoding group II intron reverse transcriptase/maturase yields the protein MSTTLRYTEYYQMQETLDSLYERSQNDATKGINLYSHIISRENILLAYRTIKSNTGSKTAGTDGLTIENYKMEEEEIFIASIRQTLKKYQSNPVRRVEIPKSNGKTRPLGIPTMRDRLIQQMFKQVLEPICEAKFHPHSYGFRPNRSTHHAMARCQFLVNHTHNHTVVDIDIQGFFDNVNHTRLLKQLYNIGVGDKRVLAIISKMLKAPIQGIGRPTKGTPQGGILSPLLSNVVLNDIDWWINNQWEGMKTKTAYGKKKNKILMLKKTSRLKEMYIVRYADDFKVFTNSFTNAKKVFHAIQGYLKQHLAIDISEEKSKITNLRKRTSEFLGFTLKAHKKGKRYVAYTHIMPKKVENIVQQARKLIKDIRKNPTAKTAMNYNVTIMGIHNYYRIATHVNIDCAKIAYRLSRTLYNRLRTIGKYGIPIKPSDAYKRLYKNQFKTYEIQGIHLAPIADIKHFVNLNYKQHICNYTSYGRETLYKALDPLISYEIAKLTKAYHEGMNVEYFDNRISKYSMQKGKCAITKQFLRADDMHCHHKLPKFLGGNDAFDNLVIIHPFVHKLIHATKTETIMKYVQILHMDGKQMKKVNQFRKVCKLEPILLD from the coding sequence GTGAGTACAACCTTACGATACACGGAATACTACCAAATGCAGGAAACCCTCGATTCTCTATATGAACGTAGTCAAAACGATGCGACCAAAGGAATCAACCTGTATTCACACATTATTTCAAGAGAGAACATTCTATTAGCCTATCGAACGATTAAAAGCAATACAGGTTCTAAGACGGCAGGAACAGATGGATTGACCATAGAGAACTACAAAATGGAGGAAGAAGAAATCTTCATAGCTTCCATTCGTCAAACGCTCAAAAAATATCAATCCAATCCTGTTCGTCGTGTCGAAATTCCAAAATCAAATGGAAAAACCCGACCATTAGGAATTCCCACCATGCGTGACCGATTGATTCAACAGATGTTTAAACAAGTACTAGAGCCTATCTGTGAAGCTAAATTCCATCCCCATTCATACGGGTTTCGACCAAATCGGTCGACACATCATGCGATGGCTCGATGTCAATTCTTGGTCAATCACACACATAATCATACGGTCGTGGATATCGACATTCAAGGTTTCTTTGATAATGTAAATCACACTCGTCTACTCAAACAGCTGTACAATATAGGCGTTGGGGATAAACGAGTTCTGGCAATCATCTCGAAAATGTTAAAAGCACCCATTCAAGGAATCGGTCGACCTACAAAAGGAACACCACAAGGAGGGATTTTATCTCCCCTTCTCTCGAATGTCGTGCTAAATGACATAGATTGGTGGATAAATAACCAATGGGAAGGTATGAAAACAAAAACAGCATATGGGAAGAAAAAGAATAAGATTCTAATGTTGAAAAAGACCTCACGGCTTAAAGAAATGTACATTGTTCGATATGCAGATGACTTTAAGGTTTTTACAAATTCTTTTACCAATGCTAAAAAAGTCTTTCATGCCATACAAGGTTATTTGAAACAACATTTAGCTATTGATATATCAGAGGAAAAATCCAAGATTACCAATCTTCGAAAACGAACATCAGAATTTCTCGGTTTCACCCTTAAAGCCCACAAAAAAGGGAAACGATATGTAGCGTACACGCATATCATGCCCAAAAAAGTAGAAAATATTGTACAACAAGCGAGAAAACTTATCAAAGATATCAGAAAGAACCCAACAGCTAAAACGGCAATGAACTACAATGTCACAATTATGGGGATTCATAACTACTATCGAATCGCTACTCACGTGAACATTGACTGTGCCAAAATTGCCTATCGTCTATCTCGAACCCTGTATAATCGTCTCAGAACAATTGGAAAATATGGCATACCAATAAAACCATCAGATGCATACAAAAGACTGTATAAAAACCAATTCAAGACCTATGAAATCCAAGGAATACATTTAGCACCCATTGCAGATATCAAGCACTTTGTTAATTTAAATTACAAGCAACATATCTGTAACTATACTTCATATGGTCGGGAAACGTTATACAAAGCACTAGACCCTCTCATTTCCTATGAAATAGCTAAATTAACGAAAGCATATCACGAAGGAATGAACGTCGAATATTTTGATAATCGCATCTCTAAATACTCGATGCAAAAAGGAAAATGTGCAATCACCAAACAGTTCTTACGTGCAGATGACATGCATTGTCATCATAAATTACCGAAATTCTTAGGTGGAAATGATGCGTTTGATAATCTCGTCATCATTCATCCTTTCGTTCATAAACTGATACATGCCACCAAAACAGAGACGATAATGAAATATGTACAAATCCTTCATATGGATGGAAAACAAATGAAAAAAGTAAACCAGTTTCGTAAAGTATGTAAGTTAGAACCGATTCTACTGGATTAA